CGCTATGGCGAAGAGTTTCGCGACAAGGTGGGAACCACCAAGACCGACTGGCGCTTTGTGGTGGAGAAGTTCTACAGCCGCAAGTTCCAGGAGCGGATGCTGTCCGAGGGCGATCCCCGCAAGTATCGCGACATGGCCGCCGCTGTGGGGGCCAAGGGCAACTATGCTCAAACCCTCCGCGCCAACGATATCGACTACCTGAACAAGGTTCCCTATCGCGGTCGCCGCTAGTGGGGTTCAGGGATCACAGGTTGAAGATGAGCAGTGGGGCGATCGCCCTGTTGAACATCACGCCTTCCCGCTAACAAACCTCATCAGTGTGCCAACATCGCCAGAGCGCGATTTCCAGAATCCGGTTTTGCAAATCTTGAAGCTGCTCACAGACCGCGCTGCCTAAAGCGCCGCCCAGCGAGTGGTTTTGGGACTGGCAAAGCCGGATTTAGTTTTTGCGCCTTTGCTTCCAGGCCCCATCACGGCATAACGCTGAGCCAGCCAGATGGCGCTAAGCCAGCCGATGACGCTAAGCCAGCCAGCCTACGCGAGTCAGCGGCAAATTCCAGCGTGTCTCCGACTTTGGACGCAGCAGCGTTTGATAAAGCCCCATCTGATTCTGTTCAAAGCCGAGAGCAGAGCCAAGCAGATAGGCCCGCCAGAGTTGCAGATAGCGATGGGGCAGCGTTTCAGGCAGGGTGCTGGGCAAGCGGCCCGATTGCTCACTGTTTTCTAGCATTCGGTTCCGCATTGCGTCGCCCAAAAGCCGTTTTGCCTGAGCAGCAGCGTTTCGCAGATTGGCTTCCCAGCAGCGCAGGGTTTTGGCGTAGTGGAGTCGCCAGGCATCTACATCCACAATTTCCCAGCCTGCTGCTTCGGCCGCCGCCAGCAGTGTCGAAATCTGTAGCAGTTCGCCGTGGGGAAAGATGTAGCGGTTGATGAACCGTTCGCCCAGGCTGCTGCCGTTCCATTCGGTGCTGGCCGTGATGCCGTGGTTGAGGAATAGCCCCCCTGGTTTGAGCGATCGCCCAATTCGCTGAAAATAAACGGGCAGGTTCCTGCGACCCACATGTTCCACCATGCCCACGGACACGATCTTGTCAAATGTGGGCGTTTGCGGCAGGTCGCGATAGTCCATCAACTGCGCCTGGAGGCGATCGCCCAGGCCCGCCTCTGCAATTTTTGCCTGGTTATAGTCCAATTGCGCCTGGCTGAGCGTGATGCCAACGCCGTGTACGCCGTATCGTTCCACCGCCCAGCGCAGCAGCGCCCCCCAGCCACAGCCAATATCCAGCAGCGTTTCCCCCGGCGACAGGCGCAGCTTGCGACAGATCAGGTCTAGCTTGGCTGCCTGCGCCTCGGCCAGCGACATCTGTTCTGTTTCAAAGTGGGCGCAGGAGTAGACCATGCGCGGGTCGAGCCAGAGCTGATAAAAGTCGTTGCCCATGTCGTAGTGGTGATGGATGGCGGCTCGGTCTTGTGCTGGGGTGTGGCGCG
The Thermoleptolyngbya sichuanensis A183 DNA segment above includes these coding regions:
- a CDS encoding class I SAM-dependent methyltransferase, with the translated sequence MQRSQASAAPQWAIALPPALRTWLEAAFSQLSVPLCLDFWGREQLWIHCNADDPPPVSLQIRHPGIVRSLLTRRDPLILVEGYLNGDCDFVGDLETLIVAMQQLGRVPIPLNLTTLQAARAALSLPSLKTQPSLSSEKTRHTPAQDRAAIHHHYDMGNDFYQLWLDPRMVYSCAHFETEQMSLAEAQAAKLDLICRKLRLSPGETLLDIGCGWGALLRWAVERYGVHGVGITLSQAQLDYNQAKIAEAGLGDRLQAQLMDYRDLPQTPTFDKIVSVGMVEHVGRRNLPVYFQRIGRSLKPGGLFLNHGITASTEWNGSSLGERFINRYIFPHGELLQISTLLAAAEAAGWEIVDVDAWRLHYAKTLRCWEANLRNAAAQAKRLLGDAMRNRMLENSEQSGRLPSTLPETLPHRYLQLWRAYLLGSALGFEQNQMGLYQTLLRPKSETRWNLPLTRVGWLA